Proteins encoded in a region of the Paenibacillus sp. E222 genome:
- a CDS encoding DUF4176 domain-containing protein, giving the protein MEKETSTLLPTGSVILLKEGTKKLVIYGRKQMLMTEPPRQFDYIGCLYPEGYINADYTYVFNHEDIEEIIFRGYADEEEEAFAVSLSES; this is encoded by the coding sequence ATGGAAAAAGAAACATCCACTTTATTGCCTACTGGCTCCGTCATCCTTTTAAAAGAAGGCACCAAAAAGCTGGTCATCTATGGACGCAAGCAAATGTTGATGACGGAACCACCACGTCAGTTCGATTATATTGGCTGTTTGTACCCGGAAGGGTATATCAATGCGGATTATACCTATGTATTTAATCATGAAGATATCGAAGAGATTATTTTCAGGGGTTATGCAGATGAGGAAGAAGAGGCGTTTGCTGTAAGTTTGAGTGAATCATAG
- a CDS encoding WXG100 family type VII secretion target: MNQRIDLSPEQLQQLAGEFNKASQNGHAILTQLKTMIDQSEGQWEGERQREFLQRMNDSLTSVSHYLRGLQETSNSLQQTATRFREADQSR; the protein is encoded by the coding sequence ATGAACCAACGGATCGATTTATCCCCGGAGCAACTGCAGCAACTTGCAGGTGAATTTAACAAGGCCTCGCAGAACGGGCATGCTATCCTTACGCAGCTCAAAACGATGATTGATCAGTCTGAGGGTCAGTGGGAAGGTGAGCGTCAGCGTGAGTTTCTACAACGAATGAATGATAGCCTGACGTCTGTGAGCCATTATTTGCGTGGTTTGCAGGAAACAAGCAATAGTCTTCAGCAGACGGCGACCCGTTTTCGTGAAGCGGATCAGTCCCGATAG
- a CDS encoding stalk domain-containing protein, whose amino-acid sequence MKKNLKKSAATMMVLGMTLTGATGVFAGTQLEKISAYLNHGISFNVDGAAYSPTDGNGNKLAPITYNNSTYLPVRAIADALHVPVSYDGKKGQVIIGEAISNPSTLNNVTYSAAQKEAIQKAFAQFDGFETAYAPEQMIAGDTFKSVGAGGDGVSFTFNHMKVDVSPRDYSDGYNGKDVKLSNGVTAKWYTPDQTGMLTFKLDDRYVTISSPDHKLSQAQLQQVAVSVQKVQGNDQGVTGFADVKYTQEQSAAIRKAFAKFQGFETAYAPQHMIAGDSFKSVAAGGDGVNFVFNHMNVTVSPKDFSFSYDGKNVKLPNGVTAKWYTPDQTDMLTFKLDDRYVTLSSTNNALTHTQLEQMAVSVQKVK is encoded by the coding sequence ATGAAGAAAAACTTGAAGAAATCCGCAGCAACGATGATGGTACTGGGCATGACATTAACAGGAGCAACGGGCGTGTTCGCAGGCACTCAGCTGGAGAAAATCTCGGCATATCTCAACCATGGGATCAGCTTCAATGTAGACGGTGCGGCGTACTCACCAACGGATGGCAATGGCAACAAACTGGCTCCAATCACTTACAATAATTCAACTTATCTGCCTGTACGTGCCATTGCTGATGCGCTGCATGTACCTGTATCGTATGACGGTAAAAAAGGACAGGTGATCATCGGAGAAGCTATAAGCAATCCTTCCACATTGAACAATGTAACCTATAGCGCAGCGCAAAAAGAAGCCATTCAAAAGGCATTTGCACAGTTCGATGGCTTCGAGACAGCATACGCTCCTGAGCAGATGATTGCAGGTGATACGTTCAAAAGTGTAGGTGCTGGCGGCGATGGAGTGAGCTTTACATTTAATCATATGAAAGTGGATGTGTCTCCAAGAGATTATTCGGACGGTTACAATGGCAAAGATGTCAAACTGTCCAATGGCGTCACAGCCAAGTGGTACACACCGGATCAAACGGGTATGCTCACGTTCAAACTGGATGATCGTTACGTCACAATAAGCTCACCTGACCATAAGCTGTCTCAGGCTCAGTTGCAGCAAGTGGCTGTATCTGTGCAAAAGGTTCAAGGCAATGATCAAGGCGTTACGGGCTTCGCTGATGTGAAATATACCCAAGAACAATCAGCTGCCATCCGCAAAGCCTTTGCGAAATTCCAAGGATTTGAGACTGCGTACGCACCACAACACATGATTGCCGGGGATTCATTCAAAAGTGTGGCTGCAGGTGGCGATGGTGTAAACTTTGTCTTCAATCACATGAATGTCACGGTGTCGCCTAAAGACTTCTCCTTCAGCTATGATGGCAAAAATGTTAAATTGCCCAACGGAGTTACCGCCAAATGGTACACACCGGATCAAACCGACATGCTGACATTCAAACTGGATGATCGCTATGTGACCCTCAGCTCAACAAATAACGCTTTGACTCATACACAGCTGGAGCAAATGGCTGTATCTGTACAAAAAGTGAAATAA
- a CDS encoding copper amine oxidase N-terminal domain-containing protein produces MKMKMKKFIAPMLSLTLLMPGIAGAAAAPQTPMTTMKASVNTPAADLRASLDHLLSEHFALAVTAMAKAYDGAKDADAAYKALDQNALDMQPAIASLYGDAGAKEFERIFRAHNKYTDDLVKATKMGNQAGIKQAQNNINGFVEEFSTFLSTATEGKLPKEAAKNALKVHEDLVQKVFDEYVAGDYTDAYKAYRKGFKEMFDVSKALSTAITTQMPEKFENSKADTPAANLRSALNHLASEHFALSALQMQEQYDGRTAASNALVTAEAGNTADFKAAIASIYGNDGANAFEKIWVTNHVNAQSDYVTAVKNNDATARAAVEKRIDGFTTEFATFLDSATAGNLPKAAGQQALTTHEKQVQQVLDQYAAANYEGSYTTNREGFKVMFGVGQALGNAIVTQFNDKFQEQPTTPTMPETSTTTVWMQLNSKTLKINDKTTNMDTKPMLWKNTTYIPLRFLSEGIGATVKWDKKAQQVTVMAGNDTLKFWVNNNVMEVNGMKKNVGATVFVNKDGRTQVPLRFIAELLGWDVKWTQKDGSITLTKSM; encoded by the coding sequence ATGAAAATGAAAATGAAGAAATTTATCGCACCGATGCTGAGCTTGACGTTATTAATGCCGGGAATCGCCGGGGCTGCTGCAGCACCACAGACACCAATGACTACAATGAAGGCAAGTGTCAATACACCTGCTGCTGACCTGAGAGCGAGCCTGGATCACCTGTTATCCGAACACTTTGCACTCGCAGTAACCGCAATGGCGAAGGCATATGACGGAGCAAAAGATGCAGACGCAGCTTACAAAGCACTCGACCAAAATGCATTGGACATGCAGCCGGCAATCGCTTCCCTTTACGGTGATGCAGGAGCCAAAGAATTCGAACGTATCTTCCGCGCTCATAACAAATATACAGATGATCTTGTGAAAGCAACTAAGATGGGTAACCAGGCTGGAATCAAACAGGCTCAGAATAATATCAACGGTTTTGTAGAAGAATTCTCTACATTCCTCAGCACCGCAACGGAAGGCAAATTGCCAAAAGAAGCAGCCAAAAATGCTTTGAAAGTACATGAAGATCTCGTGCAAAAAGTATTTGATGAATATGTAGCAGGTGACTACACCGATGCATACAAAGCTTACCGTAAAGGTTTCAAAGAAATGTTCGACGTGAGTAAAGCACTTTCCACAGCAATCACAACACAAATGCCTGAGAAATTCGAGAACAGCAAAGCGGATACACCAGCAGCTAATCTGAGATCTGCACTGAACCACTTGGCTTCCGAGCACTTCGCTCTGTCGGCTCTGCAAATGCAAGAGCAATACGATGGCCGCACAGCAGCATCCAATGCACTGGTTACAGCTGAAGCTGGAAACACAGCGGATTTCAAGGCAGCGATTGCTTCCATTTACGGTAATGACGGTGCCAATGCGTTCGAGAAAATTTGGGTAACCAACCACGTGAATGCACAAAGCGACTATGTAACAGCGGTTAAAAACAATGATGCAACAGCTCGTGCAGCTGTGGAGAAACGTATTGACGGATTTACAACGGAGTTCGCGACGTTCCTGGATTCCGCTACAGCGGGTAACCTGCCAAAAGCTGCCGGACAACAAGCATTGACGACACATGAGAAGCAAGTACAACAAGTATTGGATCAATACGCTGCGGCTAACTACGAAGGTTCGTACACGACTAACCGTGAAGGATTCAAAGTTATGTTTGGTGTAGGTCAAGCCCTGGGTAATGCAATTGTGACTCAATTCAATGATAAATTCCAAGAGCAACCCACTACACCGACAATGCCCGAAACAAGTACAACAACTGTATGGATGCAGCTGAACAGCAAAACGCTGAAAATCAATGACAAAACAACCAACATGGACACCAAGCCAATGCTTTGGAAAAACACAACCTATATTCCACTGCGCTTCCTGAGCGAAGGAATTGGTGCAACCGTGAAATGGGATAAAAAAGCACAACAAGTAACGGTAATGGCTGGCAATGATACATTGAAGTTCTGGGTGAACAACAACGTTATGGAAGTGAACGGCATGAAGAAAAATGTGGGTGCAACGGTCTTTGTTAACAAAGATGGACGTACACAAGTGCCACTGCGTTTCATCGCTGAGCTTCTTGGGTGGGATGTAAAATGGACTCAAAAAGACGGCTCCATCACATTAACTAAATCCATGTAA
- a CDS encoding disulfide oxidoreductase has translation MDTASKPERRAKHIDTRLFIAWAVSVIATGGSLYFSEIKGYIPCDLCWFQRIFMYPLTILLGIAYFKDDVGITKYVLPLSFIGGGISLYHVTIQRIYSATGSSVACGQIPCYTDYLNWFGFITIPLLALIAFIIIIVMLWGIGKTPKSSS, from the coding sequence ATGGACACAGCTTCAAAGCCTGAGCGACGGGCAAAACATATTGATACCCGTCTGTTTATTGCCTGGGCCGTATCAGTCATTGCGACTGGAGGCAGCCTTTATTTTAGTGAGATTAAGGGATACATCCCCTGTGATCTGTGCTGGTTCCAACGGATCTTCATGTATCCGTTAACGATTCTACTCGGCATTGCCTACTTCAAGGATGACGTGGGCATTACCAAATATGTTCTTCCGCTTAGTTTCATCGGAGGTGGAATCTCGTTATACCATGTAACAATTCAGCGTATCTACTCGGCTACAGGAAGTTCAGTGGCATGCGGACAAATTCCGTGTTATACCGATTATTTGAACTGGTTTGGTTTTATCACCATTCCGTTACTTGCACTGATCGCATTTATCATCATTATTGTTATGCTGTGGGGAATTGGCAAAACACCAAAATCTTCTTCATAA
- a CDS encoding FixH family protein: MSGQVRWFMPFIILTLLIAGCSEQKQSQSGEMPEMIKVKLMVPDKASLHKPVTLQVKLTQGDVPVSNADQVQFQIWDELEDAPAVSPELGMMTEEKLEEQGALKASEVENGLYEVQYTFEQPGTYVVQAHVTQGAMHSMPRAKIQAK; this comes from the coding sequence ATGAGCGGACAAGTCCGTTGGTTCATGCCCTTCATCATTCTGACCCTCCTGATTGCGGGATGTTCGGAACAGAAGCAGTCCCAGTCAGGTGAGATGCCGGAGATGATTAAGGTGAAGCTCATGGTCCCTGACAAGGCTTCCCTCCATAAGCCCGTGACCTTGCAGGTGAAGCTCACTCAGGGTGATGTCCCGGTAAGCAATGCGGATCAAGTTCAATTCCAGATCTGGGATGAGCTTGAGGATGCCCCAGCAGTCTCGCCTGAATTAGGAATGATGACTGAGGAGAAGCTGGAGGAACAAGGCGCTTTGAAGGCAAGCGAGGTTGAGAATGGTCTGTATGAGGTGCAGTATACTTTTGAGCAGCCAGGTACGTATGTGGTGCAGGCCCATGTGACACAAGGGGCTATGCACAGTATGCCCAGAGCGAAGATCCAGGCGAAGTAA
- a CDS encoding LacI family DNA-binding transcriptional regulator, which yields MATIHDVALKAGVSVTTVSRVLNNRGYISQKTRDKVYQTMNELNYRPNEIARSLLRKQSNVIGLIIPDVSHPFFGELANYIEFHAYRNGLKMMLCNSHMDPSKEREYVEMLKGNRVDGIIMGSHTLEVDEYMNLHSPIVTLDRQIGTDIPFISSDNYQGGVMAAELLLSKGRRHVAHICGNLGLQMLSNRRTTGFTDTLKAHGIQPVMIHETDLNVFSQHQYTELVGKLLAEHPEVDGLFVTSDLMAIHALKQIVLQGRKVPEDIAIVGYDDIQAAGYAMPGITTIRQPMEAMAELAVELIRSQIAEEEIGMEHILPVTLVERETT from the coding sequence ATGGCAACAATTCATGATGTTGCACTCAAAGCAGGCGTTTCCGTAACTACCGTCTCGCGTGTATTAAACAATCGGGGTTACATCAGTCAGAAGACCCGGGATAAAGTGTATCAGACCATGAACGAACTGAATTATCGTCCCAATGAAATTGCCCGTTCTCTGCTGCGTAAGCAGTCCAATGTCATCGGCTTGATTATTCCTGATGTGTCACATCCGTTTTTTGGTGAACTGGCGAATTATATTGAGTTTCATGCATACCGGAACGGGTTAAAAATGATGCTGTGCAACTCACACATGGACCCTTCCAAAGAGCGAGAGTATGTGGAAATGCTCAAGGGTAACCGGGTCGACGGAATTATTATGGGAAGCCATACGCTCGAAGTGGATGAGTACATGAATCTGCATTCTCCCATTGTTACATTGGACCGGCAGATTGGTACCGACATCCCGTTCATCTCATCTGATAATTATCAGGGCGGGGTTATGGCAGCCGAATTACTGCTCTCCAAAGGCAGACGACACGTTGCGCATATCTGCGGCAATCTAGGGCTGCAAATGCTGTCCAATCGCAGAACGACAGGTTTCACGGACACACTGAAGGCACATGGAATCCAGCCGGTCATGATTCATGAAACCGACCTTAATGTGTTCAGTCAGCATCAGTACACTGAATTGGTCGGAAAACTGCTTGCTGAGCATCCCGAAGTGGATGGACTGTTCGTCACCAGTGATCTGATGGCCATTCATGCCTTGAAGCAGATCGTGCTTCAGGGTCGCAAAGTTCCCGAGGATATCGCAATTGTTGGTTATGACGACATCCAGGCGGCGGGTTATGCGATGCCAGGCATTACAACCATAAGGCAGCCAATGGAGGCCATGGCTGAGCTTGCAGTCGAATTGATCCGAAGTCAGATCGCTGAGGAAGAGATCGGGATGGAGCATATTTTACCAGTCACACTGGTGGAGAGGGAGACGACCTGA
- a CDS encoding ABC transporter substrate-binding protein, whose protein sequence is MKREQKWMKLSVLSLIMVVMLSACGGAKTETGSGSSSSDGEVKITLLNSKAEINSQLEQAAKDFQSENPGITLEIVPVGNGQSPFEKASALYASGNPTTMMMLDTGDVEKFKDRVLDLTSEKWMKDAVENSTSATTFDGKNYAFPFSIEGYGFIYNQQVLDQAVGGTFDPQSVQTTDQLEQLFQKIAATGKSPLIVSPMDWSLGAHYLGLAYGGQSPDRAKVDQFISDLKAGKVDLASNTVFNGLMDTFDLMKTYNIDKASPLSGTYERGPEVLGKGEVGIWFQGNWAWPQIHSFDTADGKYGFLPVPVSNNPDDFGNTQISAAVSKRILIDKEKSTPAQQEAAKKFLDWIVYEAKGQDFLVNQATIIPAFSNITLEPADPLGKSIGDYIKAGKIEESMSTLPADHWSKLGASMQKYLADVIDRGGLAKEIQDYWTKVK, encoded by the coding sequence ATGAAAAGAGAGCAGAAATGGATGAAATTATCGGTATTATCTTTAATTATGGTTGTGATGTTATCCGCATGTGGCGGTGCGAAGACAGAAACAGGCTCAGGATCATCCTCATCGGACGGTGAGGTCAAAATCACGCTTCTGAATTCCAAAGCGGAGATTAACAGTCAGTTGGAACAGGCAGCCAAGGATTTTCAGTCCGAGAATCCCGGTATTACGCTGGAGATTGTGCCTGTAGGCAACGGTCAATCCCCATTTGAGAAAGCCTCGGCGCTGTATGCATCCGGTAACCCGACAACGATGATGATGCTGGATACAGGGGATGTTGAGAAATTCAAGGATCGCGTTCTGGATCTCACTTCAGAGAAGTGGATGAAGGATGCTGTCGAGAACAGCACATCAGCTACCACATTTGATGGCAAAAACTATGCATTTCCTTTCTCCATTGAGGGATACGGTTTCATCTACAATCAGCAAGTGCTGGATCAGGCTGTAGGTGGCACATTTGATCCTCAATCCGTACAGACCACTGATCAGCTTGAGCAGCTGTTCCAAAAGATTGCAGCCACTGGAAAGTCACCTTTGATCGTCTCTCCGATGGATTGGTCGCTCGGTGCCCACTACCTTGGGCTTGCGTACGGTGGACAGTCCCCGGATCGCGCCAAGGTTGATCAATTCATTAGTGACCTCAAGGCAGGCAAGGTGGATTTGGCTTCCAACACCGTCTTCAATGGCCTGATGGATACGTTTGACCTGATGAAGACTTATAACATCGACAAAGCTTCCCCGTTATCCGGGACGTATGAGCGTGGACCCGAAGTGCTGGGCAAAGGGGAGGTTGGCATCTGGTTCCAGGGGAACTGGGCTTGGCCTCAAATTCACAGCTTTGATACAGCGGATGGAAAATATGGCTTCCTGCCGGTTCCTGTGAGCAACAATCCGGACGATTTTGGCAACACGCAAATTTCGGCAGCCGTATCCAAACGCATTCTGATCGACAAGGAAAAGAGCACACCTGCGCAGCAGGAAGCTGCCAAGAAATTTCTGGACTGGATTGTCTATGAGGCCAAAGGGCAGGATTTCCTGGTGAATCAGGCGACCATTATTCCGGCATTTAGCAATATCACTCTAGAACCGGCTGATCCGCTCGGCAAGTCGATTGGCGATTACATTAAGGCAGGTAAAATCGAGGAATCAATGAGCACACTTCCAGCCGACCATTGGTCCAAACTGGGTGCTTCCATGCAGAAATATTTGGCTGATGTTATTGATCGGGGCGGACTTGCCAAGGAAATTCAAGACTATTGGACCAAGGTAAAATAA
- a CDS encoding carbohydrate ABC transporter permease has product MLTEKGLWTRLRTRLIFTGPTLFAFATVMIIPFLYGIYLTFTNWDGIAVEQSLVGWDNYVGVFKDTVFWTSFGMTLEYVFITVVLTNAVAFLLAYAVTRGMKAQGWFRAGFFLPNLVGGIVLGFIWQFIFNQVLVFAGQKMNIPLFAASWLSDPDKAFWALIVVTVWQYAGYMMVIYIAGLMNVPKDVMEAASIDGASNRKMLARIVLPLMVPSFIVCVFLSLQRGFMVYDLNVSLTSGGPFKSTEMVSMHVYEQAFLARDYGLGQAEAFVLFILVATITLLQVYFSKKLEVEA; this is encoded by the coding sequence ATGCTGACCGAAAAAGGATTATGGACCCGTCTACGTACCCGACTGATTTTTACCGGACCGACGCTGTTTGCGTTCGCTACCGTCATGATTATTCCGTTTTTGTACGGCATCTATTTGACGTTTACGAACTGGGATGGCATTGCTGTGGAGCAAAGTCTTGTGGGTTGGGACAATTATGTCGGCGTGTTCAAGGACACCGTGTTCTGGACATCATTCGGGATGACGCTGGAATACGTATTTATTACGGTAGTACTAACCAATGCGGTTGCATTCCTGCTTGCCTACGCGGTAACACGGGGCATGAAGGCGCAGGGCTGGTTCCGAGCGGGCTTCTTCCTGCCTAATCTCGTCGGTGGAATTGTGCTCGGCTTTATATGGCAGTTTATTTTTAATCAGGTGCTGGTATTTGCCGGACAGAAAATGAACATCCCGTTGTTCGCAGCCTCATGGCTGTCAGACCCCGACAAAGCTTTCTGGGCCCTGATCGTCGTTACCGTATGGCAATATGCCGGGTATATGATGGTCATATATATTGCAGGGCTGATGAATGTGCCCAAGGATGTGATGGAAGCGGCCAGTATTGACGGGGCAAGCAACCGCAAGATGCTCGCACGGATTGTATTGCCGCTGATGGTGCCTTCGTTTATCGTGTGCGTGTTCCTGTCACTCCAGCGGGGCTTTATGGTCTATGATCTCAACGTCTCTCTAACCAGCGGCGGACCGTTCAAAAGCACGGAAATGGTGTCCATGCATGTATATGAACAGGCTTTTCTGGCTCGTGATTACGGGCTTGGCCAAGCAGAGGCGTTTGTCCTGTTTATCCTGGTGGCCACCATAACACTGCTCCAGGTGTATTTCAGCAAAAAACTGGAGGTGGAGGCATAA
- a CDS encoding carbohydrate ABC transporter permease has translation MAGQSRIFGWAKLLSLMVALVLFIFPFLLLITNSFKANQAITSDPLGLPASFQWDNYVSAFDKMGYISAFGNSLLITVAGVLLIALLAAMTAHYFVRHNSKLNQYLFFLMVAAMIIPFQAIMIPLVKIYGSLGLLDNKWSLIYMYIGFGSPLAVFIYHGFIKSIPLELEEAALMDGCGRVQTFFRIVLPVLLPTSVTIAVLNVLWIWNDFLLPSLVLTSSEQRTLPLSTFYFYGTYTVDYGPLMAGLVLTLLPVLVVYLFAQKYIIQGVMQGSIK, from the coding sequence ATGGCTGGACAATCTCGAATTTTTGGATGGGCTAAGCTGCTTTCATTAATGGTAGCGCTCGTGTTGTTCATTTTTCCGTTTTTGCTGCTCATCACGAATTCGTTCAAGGCCAATCAAGCCATCACATCGGACCCACTAGGTCTTCCAGCGTCCTTTCAATGGGATAACTACGTTAGCGCCTTTGATAAAATGGGATATATATCGGCATTCGGGAATTCGTTGCTGATTACAGTGGCAGGTGTACTGCTGATCGCCCTGCTCGCAGCGATGACGGCTCATTATTTTGTACGGCATAACAGCAAACTGAACCAATATCTTTTTTTCCTGATGGTAGCGGCCATGATTATTCCTTTTCAAGCCATTATGATCCCATTGGTGAAAATATACGGTTCACTCGGTCTGCTGGATAACAAATGGTCGCTCATTTATATGTACATCGGCTTTGGCAGTCCACTGGCTGTATTCATCTATCATGGCTTTATCAAGAGCATCCCGCTGGAGTTGGAAGAAGCAGCATTAATGGACGGCTGCGGCAGAGTGCAGACCTTCTTTCGCATCGTATTGCCAGTGCTGCTGCCTACAAGCGTGACGATAGCCGTGCTAAACGTCCTGTGGATCTGGAATGATTTCTTGCTTCCTTCCCTGGTATTGACTTCTTCCGAGCAGCGTACGCTCCCGTTATCCACCTTTTATTTCTATGGGACCTATACGGTCGATTACGGCCCATTGATGGCTGGTCTCGTGCTGACCCTGCTGCCTGTGCTGGTGGTGTATCTGTTCGCGCAAAAGTATATCATTCAGGGTGTGATGCAAGGGTCCATTAAATAA
- a CDS encoding glycoside hydrolase family 32 protein, with product MNQEPNVRQETNIKKHSDINKGSQIKTDLDLKQKSNYEQESDGALPDTQPQTQESYTLARADVYIQEHRKQVNPTYRMAYHLMPEVGWMNDPNGFVYYNGMYHMFYQHYPYAPVWGPMHWGHAVSHDLVTWSYLPVALAPDQSYDSGGCFSGSAIVQDGKLLLMYTGHVVTGPDKENDYRQTQNIAASDNGVDFVKSALNPVIRLDQIPEHTSPKDFRDPKVFERNGVYYCVLGSNDTEGGGLILLYRSTNLQQWSYVNILAQSDGTLGDNWECPDLFSLGGRDILIMSPQRMPAQMDNYRNLHSTVYMIGTLDESRGILEYEQYHPLDYGFDFYAPQTTDDEQGRRIMVAWMETWETDIPTQQGHHWAGAMTLPREIVLKGERLFFLPVPELEQYRSNEVEQHDIRLNGTRDLGMEGDRYELFAVFEADRADQFGLKLRTGEGEETVISYQVGERRLCLNRDHAGAGPGGERAAEVQLHDGRLELRIFVDVSSIEVFIQGGEKVMTARIYPGPESTGITAFSSGECTLTEVRKWDLKV from the coding sequence ATGAATCAGGAACCGAACGTAAGACAGGAAACAAACATAAAAAAGCATTCAGACATAAACAAGGGTTCACAAATTAAAACGGATTTAGACCTCAAACAAAAGTCAAATTACGAACAAGAGTCAGACGGCGCATTGCCAGATACACAGCCTCAGACGCAGGAAAGCTATACACTTGCCCGGGCGGATGTTTACATCCAGGAACACCGGAAACAGGTTAATCCGACCTATCGAATGGCGTATCATTTGATGCCTGAAGTAGGCTGGATGAACGATCCGAACGGTTTTGTATACTACAACGGAATGTACCACATGTTCTATCAGCATTATCCCTATGCCCCGGTATGGGGGCCCATGCACTGGGGGCATGCCGTCAGTCATGATCTGGTCACGTGGTCGTATCTTCCGGTCGCACTCGCACCGGATCAGAGCTACGACAGCGGAGGATGTTTCTCTGGCAGTGCGATTGTTCAGGATGGCAAGCTGCTGCTCATGTACACGGGACATGTCGTGACGGGACCGGACAAGGAGAACGATTACCGACAGACGCAGAATATTGCTGCTTCGGACAATGGGGTGGATTTTGTCAAAAGTGCCCTGAACCCGGTCATCCGTCTGGATCAGATTCCGGAACACACGAGTCCGAAGGACTTCCGGGATCCCAAGGTGTTTGAGCGCAATGGCGTCTACTATTGTGTACTGGGTTCCAATGATACGGAAGGCGGTGGCTTAATCCTTCTATATCGTTCGACCAATCTGCAGCAGTGGAGCTATGTTAATATACTCGCTCAAAGTGACGGCACACTCGGGGACAACTGGGAATGTCCGGATTTGTTTTCTCTCGGCGGCCGGGATATTCTGATCATGTCTCCGCAGCGAATGCCAGCCCAGATGGACAACTATCGCAATTTGCACTCCACCGTTTACATGATTGGCACACTGGATGAATCGCGGGGCATATTGGAATATGAGCAATATCATCCGCTGGATTACGGATTTGATTTTTATGCGCCACAGACAACGGATGATGAGCAGGGACGCCGTATTATGGTAGCGTGGATGGAGACATGGGAGACGGATATCCCAACCCAACAGGGTCACCACTGGGCAGGGGCGATGACGTTGCCGCGCGAGATTGTTCTGAAGGGGGAGCGATTGTTCTTCCTGCCAGTCCCAGAGCTGGAGCAATATCGTTCGAATGAGGTTGAACAACATGACATCCGCTTGAACGGCACACGGGACTTGGGGATGGAAGGAGATCGATACGAACTGTTTGCCGTCTTTGAAGCAGATCGGGCAGACCAATTCGGACTGAAGCTGCGTACAGGAGAAGGCGAAGAGACAGTCATCTCCTATCAAGTAGGGGAGCGCAGACTTTGTCTCAATCGGGATCATGCAGGAGCCGGGCCCGGGGGTGAACGTGCTGCTGAAGTGCAGCTGCATGACGGTAGACTGGAGCTGCGAATTTTTGTGGACGTCTCGTCGATTGAAGTATTTATTCAAGGTGGGGAGAAGGTCATGACAGCTCGTATTTATCCAGGGCCGGAATCCACCGGGATCACAGCGTTTTCCTCAGGAGAGTGTACCTTGACTGAAGTTCGCAAGTGGGATCTGAAGGTATAG